The Thalassospira sp. TSL5-1 sequence CCACATGGTCGCCCGGTTGCAAGGCCTGCAAGACACACACCGCCGCCGCCATGCCCGATGCAAACAGGCGGCTGTCCGCCCCGCCTTCCAGCGCTTTTAAGACGGCACAGGCCTGGTCATAGGTGGGGTTGTCCGCCCGGCTATAACAGCGGCCCTCGTGATAGCTAAGGTCGGTATTGCGTTCAAACGTTGTCGAGGGGTAAAGCGGCGGGGTTACGGAACGGGTTGCGTCGTCCACCCAGCCTAATGCCTGTGCCGCAACGGTTGCGGGATGCTGGTTATTGGGTTTGTGGGGCATTTTTTGATTTCCATGCGCATGGTGGCCGTGGTTAATTGCCTTACCCTAATGCGCCCTATCATTTTGGGGAACCATAAAAAACGCCCCTTTGTCCGGCCCGCGGAGATATTTCACAAATGCCAACACAAAACATTCCAGAACAGGCCGATATCGTGATTATTGGCGGTGGTATTCAGGGGGCCGCCAGCGCCTATTACCTGCAAAAGGCCGGCATGTCTGTTGTGTTGCTGGAAAAGGATACGATTGCCTCGCATCAATCCGGCCGGGCCTGGGGTTTTGTGCGCCAGCAGGGGCGCGACCCGGTGGAACTGCCTCTGATGAAGGCCTGTATTGCGATTTGGCCGGAGCTGGAGCGTGAACTGGGCGCGGATCTGGAATGGCGGCAGGGCGGTGTTTTGTATGTCGCCAACAATGATGCCGAAATGGCATCCTATGAACGCTGGCTTGCTGATGTGAAGCCTTATGACATCGGGTCACGCACATTGGGCCGGGCCGAAGTGGAAAAATTGATGCCGGGATTGGCCGCCCCTGGTGTTGGTGGCCTGTTTACCGCCAATGATGGCCAGGCAGAACCGAAAAAGGCCGCGCCGGCACTTGCCTTAAAAGCGCATGCCTTGGGCGCGGTGATTGTGCAGGGGTGCGGCGCGGTCGATATCGAAACCGAAGCCGGGCAGGTAAGTGGTGTGATGAGTGAGCGGGGGGTGATCAAAACCCGCATTGTCATTTGTGCCGCAGGGGCGATGACCCATAAATTTGTTGCGAAATTTGGCCGTCGTTTGCCGCAGCAAACAACGCGCAGCACAGTTATTCGCACCAGCCCCATTCCGCCCATATCCGCTGTTTCCGCCCTGATTGAAGGGTTGGGGTTTCGTCAGCGCGCCGACGGGTCGCTTAATCTGGCCGATGATGTGAATAGCGATATTGACCTAACCCTGTCGCGGTTCAAATATGCGGGCGATTTCTGGCCTGCTTACAAGGATAACTGGCGCAATTTCAATTTCCATTTAGGCATACGGTTTATCGATGATCTGGCTGATCATTTGCCAGGTTCCCCGGCGGCCGATAAACCGTTGATGGGGCGTCGGCAAACCACGGCATTGCCCAACCCGAAACGGGTGCGCAATGCACTTGCCGCCTTCAAACACCTGTTTCCCGATGCCGAAACGCCCAAAATCGTCGATCAATGGGCCGGGGATATTGATGTAACGCCCGATGCCGTGCCGGTGATTGACCAGCTTGAAAACCCGGCGGGCTTTTTTGTTGCCACCGGTTTTTCGGGGCATGGTTTTGCCATGGGGCCGATTGTCGGCAGGGTGCTGTCGGAATGGATCACAAAAGGCGCGCCTTCGATCAATTTGGATGATTTTCGCCTTAACCGGTTTGAAACCGGTGAAAAGCGATTGCCCTATAGCGTTTTGTAAATCGGGTTTTTTGCGCATCAATTACGCGAGAAACGCAGCAGAACCGCGCCACACAAGGTCATCATTGTTGATGCCAGCTTTATCAGATTAAGTTTTTCGCCAAGGAAAAAAACACCAATTAAAAGCGCGAAAACAATGCTGGTTTCACGCAGGGCAACCACAAGCGCGATGGGCGCGTTTGTAAAGGCCCACATAACGGTGGAATAGGCGATAAAGGATGCGCTGCCGCCGATAAAAAAGGCCCGTTTGCCGTTGCGTGCAATGTCGCGCAGGATGTTGGGGCGGTGCATATGGGCATACAGGCCAAATACCATAATATTGCCAAGGGTATGCCAAGCATAATAATCCAGCACACTGCCTGCCAGGCGTGCGCCGGTCCCATCGGTCAGTGAATAGGCGCTGATAAAACAGCCGGTGATCAGGGCCAGAATTGCCGCGCGGGCATTGCGTAACCCGTCGGCCTTGCGTACCAGGCACAGGCTGATAATACCGCAACCGATTAGCAAGATGGCGCTGCTTTCAATCGGG is a genomic window containing:
- a CDS encoding FAD-binding oxidoreductase codes for the protein MPTQNIPEQADIVIIGGGIQGAASAYYLQKAGMSVVLLEKDTIASHQSGRAWGFVRQQGRDPVELPLMKACIAIWPELERELGADLEWRQGGVLYVANNDAEMASYERWLADVKPYDIGSRTLGRAEVEKLMPGLAAPGVGGLFTANDGQAEPKKAAPALALKAHALGAVIVQGCGAVDIETEAGQVSGVMSERGVIKTRIVICAAGAMTHKFVAKFGRRLPQQTTRSTVIRTSPIPPISAVSALIEGLGFRQRADGSLNLADDVNSDIDLTLSRFKYAGDFWPAYKDNWRNFNFHLGIRFIDDLADHLPGSPAADKPLMGRRQTTALPNPKRVRNALAAFKHLFPDAETPKIVDQWAGDIDVTPDAVPVIDQLENPAGFFVATGFSGHGFAMGPIVGRVLSEWITKGAPSINLDDFRLNRFETGEKRLPYSVL
- a CDS encoding EamA family transporter gives rise to the protein MSITVFLAVIGAALMHAVWNALIKGGQDKLLNMTAVIFGHVPLLLVLLPFTSLPAPASWPYLIGSVMLHLGYQWFLIASYRFGDLSQVYPIARGSAPLIVAAISVLFLGVVLSPIESSAILLIGCGIISLCLVRKADGLRNARAAILALITGCFISAYSLTDGTGARLAGSVLDYYAWHTLGNIMVFGLYAHMHRPNILRDIARNGKRAFFIGGSASFIAYSTVMWAFTNAPIALVVALRETSIVFALLIGVFFLGEKLNLIKLASTMMTLCGAVLLRFSRN